The Helicoverpa armigera isolate CAAS_96S chromosome 5, ASM3070526v1, whole genome shotgun sequence sequence ttctttctaacatcaactctagaaatttgagacttaggtactctttaaggtaaacaggtaccttaatttgggtattttactaaaactaacctggcatgttttttgtaggtacagctcctttggcaagtcggttattccggcaccaatattttggttcgaaatgatcattacagacgcggcggtatttgaaaatatggttattttcaagttgcaaaatgtcaccaccaatatgaaagacccatgtattaaatagctgcctatccttatctggattagggaatttatgtaaatacccgtagtgtctgaaaaaagggtaacaagttagaattcagtggagtcgtgacaaaatgacgactatttgttttaaggatgttgataaatgcttacctaagccatttgtacatccgggaacacaacactttctattagacatgataaatattaattatcacaaaacgggtcaacgagtcctatctcaagcacaaaattcacaagatttcgatcacctcaagcacaaaatcgacacggccgaaggagcagaggctcaacttaacggacttaggtggataaagcactaatagggataaaaatctggaaaaacaaacaagacaccgaaaagcacttcagcgcaaaccggcagccaaatttgtttgattgacaattttgcataatgttgcatgtagaaaatggatttaatgttgccagtagaaaataaattcttgaattttattttatttctggctaattgataataaacattaaattttagtaattgcttcaatatgcaactcaaaatttttattatttatttttttattttagctgaaaaaaaagatagggtaagagtagaaccaataaaagatgtgatagcgccctcttacacacctaagcataactactacgcaatcgcgcatcatcgtcattacaaataacgccatctatatttcagtttctttaatatcttacattataatactaccaaattaaaatgacacttccatgtaaggacctcaatgtatttactgtctcacttcattttgcagacctataatgatacgttttctcgtttgccactattaagattgtcacccctgcaactgaggccagttgacatctgagaattcgaaagttagcgaataagccaGCTGTTTGTGTACTACGTCTATGTTCTCTGATCACGCTCCAATTCACGCTCGAATATTCTGACGTTGACATTACTGCTTTGACAAATGACAACAAATTTCAACAGACCAACAGACTGACAAGTTTCGCGTCTGTCTGACCGAGTGACagtttttggttttttatcaatattggGTCGGAAAAGATAGTCTTCTGGATTTCTccgtcagaaaatattttttgttcagtagaaaataatttaaaggtaTGGTAAATTTAGCCGACACGCTTATGATAAATACGGTGACGGACGGAGCTATGAATTTGTTGCGACATATTGTAAGTTACGACTTTGCTTTACAAAATTGACAGGTCGCTATGAAGTAGAAGTATCTATAGGcgtattttaatacattttctttattccAGGGTGTTTTCAAATCTCAGCAACCTGCTCCACCACCTCctcaaataattatgaaaatgccGCTGTGGCAACTAGCACAGGAAGCAGGGCCATTTGTGCGCCTGGCAGGGTTGAGCGGAGCCGCCGCTGTAGTACTCGGAGCAATGGGCGCGCATCGCACATTTCCCGAGGTTGAAACAAAGGAAGACCTAAGGAAAATTTTTGATACAGCCAACCGCTTCCATTTCCTACACACTCTCGCTCTCGTAACTGTACCTCTTTGCCGGAGACCATATGTTGTAAGttgattatttcaatttttacatataaataattcataaatcaCGACATTGAACTTTGTAATAATGATCTAGTGAGAGTGTTAATGACAAGTCACGATTTTTATAATGTAGATAAAATTATACACTGATAATGTTATCATCTGCAATTTTAAACAATTCCTACATACCCACACAAAAATCCAATTATATGAAATTGGTTAAAAAAGAAACTCTATATGTAGTAtataatttactagctgttttcccactCTTTCATCCatgtcctgtgggaactactgcttggccgggataaaatatagcctatgttacttttGAAGAGAGTAGCTTTGCAGCAGTGAAATAATCTGTCAAATCTGTCCAGTAGgttcagagcctttagggtacaaacaaagaaatattttctctttatgTTAGTACAGGTTAAAAGTTAAATCCGGTTTTCGTTGTCacaacataacatgaaaacggcttgaccgatttgtctgaaaattagaggggaattaacttagacccgggagaaggttttaggatagtttttgtcaccatccaggatgcgggtgaaaccgcgggcgaaagctagttacaGATTAATGAAAAGGACTTGTTTTCACCAACCAGTTAATCGTCACATCCAGGTTCTATTCAATATAGGAGATTCTTGAACAGTACTGTCtaacattttgttttaggttttaaggatgattaaaaaatatttttgcatacaACTCACACTCTTGTCTGTTCCAATATAATTAATATGCATGCTTTTGTGGTAAGGGTTTAAaagtaattgaataattttcCAGGCTGGTGCATTCTTCCTAGCTGGGATGACACTGTTCTGTGGCACATGTTACTACCATGCCTTCACTGGTGACCGCTGCTTCCGCAGGCTCACTCCCATTGGGGGCTCCTGCCTCATCCTCGGTTGGGTTGCAATGGTCTTGTAAACCCTTGTGAACTTTTTCCTAGATGCTCATGTGTGTTGATAGATGTTCAAGTGTATATTCTAGAGTAGggttatgtattagtttattgcACAGTTACTTTTTAGTCagtatttagaatattttatgatgtaTAATTCTAGTGTTGATACTTTTACATTGTATGCACAACATtataatctaaaatattttcaactttatagaTAGATTATACTGTAGGTGTTACTGATGGTTCCAgctattttcattatattatccttcattatagttcggccgctcagagaatgcgttcctgaaacatcgcgattgaactgacgacgtaactttgtaatggcgttgcagtacgataaaaatatttttgctggttgtttatcgttttaacaattgttaagcattaaaacaacattattatatcaataataatcaatgaatgttgtaattttgtgccaaattgagtgtcaaataacttggtaaacaatatttttctaaatctatactgcgctattacaaggttatgtcagcgctttatatttgtagtgctgtgctaaaaataacaggcaagtatcgtaatctgttctggttgatggttcttatacagttatacttataatataaaataatacgttttgtttttctttttaagaatttgaaaataatggactataggataacttttatgaaatataaaaaataaaactatgatcaaactgaacgcgcgaaagaaagtagcatttttatatttaggttgaaaatggtaaccccaaatggcatcatgggccgtcattttgtgacgctaaatagtcatttgttgtcgtttcgtgcgctaagactaaacctgattttggaagattttgaccgagatatcaggattgattctgttattgataatacctaatatcctacacgtaatatacacgtaggcgaagatgatgatgaagacaccacctcctcaagcgaatcggagtctgattaacattctgtacgcacattcaattcaatgtacttactttattgcatagaaatacagattgtaactttgtaacaaagaataaataaaacgattttattatatgaatattaccttttttaggtttccacttaaataactaaaatataaattttaaatgattccgccaatttaaaacgaaaataatcttaaaataatgcggcggtttattttgggggaacggtaacgaactcagtgttatgttgtgcccatcactagtcgtgactaactgataggtgtcaggaacgcattctctgaacggccgaactataattcCATATTGTATTTAGTCATGAGGAATTAGATCTTTGATAAATAAACATATGGGTTCAAAGGAAAGTaacataatcatttttattatataatatggATTAATAGTATTTTTGTGGATAGATTGGTGAcagtgaaaaataatataaaagttaattgttCAAAAGCTGATGATGTGTTTTATTTGACGTGTGCCTTAGAAAAGCTGGATTCTTTGCTGCCAGCTGTTTTCATATCGCTTCCCGGTTGCCTCctgttaaaaactttttttttttagttataaacagctgtatatttttatttctaaggcTTTTTTTACTATCTTTGACAGGTGGACTATGAATGTTGGCTGGATGCAACGGTTGTCTCATTCCTATCTCTATTTCCACTATGATAGTGATGaaatggtgaaaaaaaaaatgaaacccaATGTTGATCAATATTGTTTACatggttttattgaaattgttacATATTAAATTTTGCACTTTTTCTTTACTCATTTATGATACTTAAAACATACACCGTTTGGTAATAAATGCTATTATAATTCATAGGACTCTCAAACAAGTTTTAGTGGTCCTTCAAATAGCTTAAAGATAAATGTGCCAATCTAATCAGAAATAATCAACTGCTGGTGGTATTCGAGGAAAAACTCGCGAAGTGAAGTGAAAGGGCactctattattattatgtaggttCAGCAAACTTGGCAGCATGGATGGTCAGTCCCGTGGCCTGTGGCGCAATACTGACTCGTGCAGTCTTGTTTCCATATAGTGAAGCCAACAAAATCCATCCATGTTGCATACACCATAAGCATATTTATTGAGAGTCAGCAGATCTCTGATGTACAGAGCAAGTAAATATACAAAgttatcacattaaattaacacaaaatataatataaacatatttctgTAATCTAAAAAGAatccaaagaaaaacaaaactatagAACGCACAGCACTTTAAGTGTCTGTCACATTAAGGTTAATAAAATCACTTTGATTGCACATAAACAGCAGTCGTCCGGGGCGTGCGCACCGTCAATATAACACAAGTATGATAGGGTTCACTGACCGCGGTCACACGTGTATACTACAACTGTGGGGGCTCGACAAGTAATCACAGCGGTGGGggaggcggcgcggcgcgtTCACGACAAGTGGAACGAGTGCTGGCCCTCGGACGCCGCCAGCCGCAGCTTGGCGCGCATCACCTCCGCGCTCGTGTAGTCGGGCAGCTTCAGGTAGTTCACGCACGTCATCACCGACGGCAGGTACTCGTCCGGGTCCAGCGACGACTCCAGCGACTTGCGCACCACCGTCAGCGGCGGGTTCAGGGCCTTGAAGCCTTACAGAAATCATCAGATATTAGTATAGTTCCAGAATCAATAACTTCCTAGCACAGGTAAAGCGAAGCCTTGGAAGACGCACGAATAAAACATTGGCATATTGCATAAAATCGTTGTAgtatacaccgtgactttttagtcgtcttacaaaggtggtccactgaatgtatccgacataaaataccactagacatgattattaattttatagcattaattaagataataggtgcaaagaaaaataaataatacattagaaataagaaacatcctgttaataatgtttacgtatcaaacggtagaaagtagtaccttcccagcgctcgagtcgagtgatcgttccatctccattttttacgagacaaaatatcgtaagccaatctagcacagtccacgtggactgtcatccaatgagattcattccacgagcggcacgacggcaccgccaaagacgacgacggcacttttcaaagagtccacgtggactttgataaatgccgccttttacttaaaaattggttttaaaggtcattctgtggctcagttgccgtccgaacaccgcaagtggaagtgtgcgcgcactaccggtaatcaagtgttgttcgcgatcgctacgagtgaatagggtatacgtcttgcatgatgagtgataggaaccgtcgctactcgaatatcgagtacctacaaatggtacgcgtgcacgcaatagctggtgacaatttaagggaagcaagaagattgtacgctgcgcctaacaatctaataatgttacggaaccgaggagtgatcaacccgcacgaaataaaaataataatattggagcgcgcgcggcgcgtgtgactgttgtgcgccctgagccgcgtggggctaccggtaacccagcgagcggtaggcatttatcgcgcgcgaGTACAGAGAGTGACTGAGGCCTGATAATAGGTACGTCATTGTCAACTTACAtcactttgttttggttttattacgaaaaatgtttctgacggtcctaagcccgtaaaagtatgaaggaagaATTGGAATTAAGTGTTACAAGTTAAGTAAGAGTGCAAGTTTACAAACTGCTACATAATGAGAACATTAAGATTGCAATAGTAAGTCTTTAtcaaagaaacttattttgcgctagggtgaatgaactttgataaagacgccgcgccgcgccgcgccgcgccgctccattgataaagactcgggccgcgctcactacagggtgtttttataatctatgtcatgcgtcataataatgaatttatttttatttttgaattattcaaatgtcataaatatatatattttttaatgaacgtgttctagtcattggatacatgaagtgggctgccgttgtaagacgactaaaatgtCACGGTGTATTTACCTCCTGTGGGTAGCCGTGGGCTTCCAGTGACGAACTGCAGGAAGAGACGCTGCTCCTCGCGGTTGTACGAGGCCAATATATCGATGAGCATACGTATGGCGCGCGACTCCGCGTTGTAGCCGTGGTCGGGACGGATGCACTCCGTGAGCATGCGTGGCTCCCAGCGCTGGTCACG is a genomic window containing:
- the LOC110370325 gene encoding transmembrane protein 256: MVNLADTLMINTVTDGAMNLLRHIGVFKSQQPAPPPPQIIMKMPLWQLAQEAGPFVRLAGLSGAAAVVLGAMGAHRTFPEVETKEDLRKIFDTANRFHFLHTLALVTVPLCRRPYVAGAFFLAGMTLFCGTCYYHAFTGDRCFRRLTPIGGSCLILGWVAMVL